The nucleotide window CAATAAAGCCTCGGGTTCCGTAAGGGTCGGGGATAAAACCATTTGGGAGATCACGTCTCTTTCAATCCGGCACTCAGGTGAGTTTATCTCGTCACTGAAGCTTAAAGACAAGGATAAAATCATTGCAGATCGAATTACCAAGGAATTGGCGGAACGGCTGGGTTTTTTACAGAACGTCGGCCTTGAGTACCTTACACTTGACCGTTCGGCTGCAACCCTGTCCGGCGGAGAGAGCCAGAGAATCCGGTTGGCCACCCAGATCGGATCAAAACTGACAGGGGTGCTTTATGTACTGGATGAACCCAGTATCGGGCTTCATCAACGGGACAACGCCAGATTGCTGGCCACCTTAATAAATCTTAGAAATCTTGGCAATACCGTTTTGGTTGTGGAACACGATGAAGAAACCATTCTTGCGTCCGATCATATAATTGATATCGGACCCGCAGCCGGGGTAAAAGGTGGTGAAGTGGTTTTTTCAGGTCCGCCGGAAGAGTTGATCAAAAGTGAAACCTCACTCACCGGCCTGTATCTGTCCGGAAAAAAAAGCATCCAAATTCCTGAAAAAAGAAGAAAAGGGACTGGAAAATTCTTAACCATTTACCAGGCAAATTCAAACAACCTTAAAAATATTGATGTTTCTTTTCCTTTGGGCTGTTTTACATGCGTTACAGGTGTTTCAGGTTCGGGAAAATCAACTCTTGTGTTGTCCACTCTTTACCAAATTCTTGCAAACCGGATCAACCTGTCCAAAAAAATGACCGGAAGTTTTCAAGATATCAAAGGTCTTGAACATATCGACAAGGTTGTCCACATTGACCAGTCTCCCATCGGAAAAACCCCCAGAAGCAATCCTGGCACGTATACCCAGGTCTTTAACCCCATACGGGATCTGTTTTCCAAAACCAGGGAAGCAAAGGCAAGGGGGTACAAACCCGGCCGGTTCAGCTTTAATGTTAAGGGCGGCAGGTGTGAGGCCTGTTCAGGGGATGGTATCATTAAAATTGAAATGCATTTTCTGCCCGATGTTTATGTGGCGTGTGATGTCTGCAAAGGGAAACGCTATAACAGGGAAACCCTGGATATCAAATATAAAGATAAAAATATTGACCAGGTTCTTAATATGACAATTAACCAGGCAGTACGGTTTTTTGAAAATATTTCATCCATCCGTACCAAGCTTTCCACCCTTCAGGAAGTGGGCTTAGGGTATATAAAACTTGGGCAGGCGGCCACAACCTTGTCAGGGGGTGAGGCTCAGAGAATAAAGCTGGCAAAAGAGCTGACCAAAAAAGGAACCGGAAAAACCATATATATATTGGATGAGCCCACCACAGGACTGCATTCAGATGATATTAACAAATTATTGTTTGTCCTGAACAAACTTGTGGATGCAAACAATACAGTGGTGGTGATAGAACACAACCTTGATGTCATAAAATGTGCGGATCACGTCATTGATCTTGGGCCGGAAGGCGGCGAGAAAGGCGGGCAAATTGTTGCATTGGGAACGCCCGAAAATATTGCTGAAAACAAAAAATCCTACACAGGCTTTTACCTTAACAAGATGCTAAAAAAATTCAAAACAGCATCTTATCCTTACACATCGGATTGATTATTTAATTGATTAGTTAAAGAATACAGACATCTGAATCGCAAGGACAGGCTCCGTCCACTTCACAGGCGTATGCAATCCTTGAGGCCTGATCAAACCTGACCGTTTTAACCGGTTCAAACAAAAAAGATGACATATTTTTTTCCACTGCGTTTTTATCAGGCAAATTTTTAAGCCCGGTTGCAACGACCTTTCCTGAATTCCCATCAATAATCTCGGCATCCTCACCGTTTGTGATCACTACAATCGGAACCTGGTACGGTTTGATTATTCTGGACAGGGCCAGTGTAGAAAGCCTTCTGGTAACCAGCGAGCCTGGCGCGAACTTGATCAATGCAATGATTTTTTTCTTGTGCCGGACAAGAAAATCAATTTTTACGGAAGCTTTTTTCTCTCCTGCAGCAACTTCAAGATTTA belongs to Desulfobacula toluolica Tol2 and includes:
- the uvrA gene encoding excinuclease ABC subunit UvrA, translating into MATDKIIIEGAREHNLKNINVEIPRNSFTVITGLSGSGKSTLAFDTLYAEGRRRYVESLSTYARQFLGQMDKPDVDSIIGLSPAISIEQKTASHNPRSTVGTVTEIYDYLRLLFARIGKPYCYKCGSPISSMSVDQITDRVMAMEEKSKIIILAPLVTGQKGSHEKLFAKIKKDGFARVRVDFDIYLMDDIPKLEKNKNHVIDVVVDRLVIKDGIEKRLADSLELALSMSEGQVTLLDLTHDKETLFSETASCVKCGISYPEFTPASFSFNSPQGACTKCDGLGSITQFDPDLIVPDKNLSLRQGAIIPWENRDSVQFMEFLDALVTHYKTDIYTPFKELSPEFQQVLLYGSKKEEIPFYVERMEKKIVYKKTFEGVIPNLKKRYHEADSAYTKESIKKFMNYKPCSFCNGTRLNKASGSVRVGDKTIWEITSLSIRHSGEFISSLKLKDKDKIIADRITKELAERLGFLQNVGLEYLTLDRSAATLSGGESQRIRLATQIGSKLTGVLYVLDEPSIGLHQRDNARLLATLINLRNLGNTVLVVEHDEETILASDHIIDIGPAAGVKGGEVVFSGPPEELIKSETSLTGLYLSGKKSIQIPEKRRKGTGKFLTIYQANSNNLKNIDVSFPLGCFTCVTGVSGSGKSTLVLSTLYQILANRINLSKKMTGSFQDIKGLEHIDKVVHIDQSPIGKTPRSNPGTYTQVFNPIRDLFSKTREAKARGYKPGRFSFNVKGGRCEACSGDGIIKIEMHFLPDVYVACDVCKGKRYNRETLDIKYKDKNIDQVLNMTINQAVRFFENISSIRTKLSTLQEVGLGYIKLGQAATTLSGGEAQRIKLAKELTKKGTGKTIYILDEPTTGLHSDDINKLLFVLNKLVDANNTVVVIEHNLDVIKCADHVIDLGPEGGEKGGQIVALGTPENIAENKKSYTGFYLNKMLKKFKTASYPYTSD
- a CDS encoding type I restriction enzyme HsdR N-terminal domain-containing protein, which translates into the protein METQSNPHHLILGKLNDFLTGAVLADTLDERYRQKIAKHLVSVCGFEKKDIQSNVNLEVAAGEKKASVKIDFLVRHKKKIIALIKFAPGSLVTRRLSTLALSRIIKPYQVPIVVITNGEDAEIIDGNSGKVVATGLKNLPDKNAVEKNMSSFLFEPVKTVRFDQASRIAYACEVDGACPCDSDVCIL